The following DNA comes from Methermicoccus shengliensis DSM 18856.
AGAGGAGCAGATACGGGCAGTGGAGGAGGAGATTCGCACCACCCCTTACAACAAGGCAACCTCCCATCACATAGGCAGGCTCAAGGCAAAGCTCGCAAGGCTCAGAGAGCAGCGGGAGAAAAGGACCGCCTCAGCAGGAGGTGGGGAAGGGTATGCCGTAAAGAAGTCGGGGCATGCCACGGTGGTGCTCGTGGGCTTTCCATCTGTGGGCAAGTCCACGCTGCTCAATGCCATCACCGATGCCAAGAGTGAGGTCGCCCCATACGAGTTCACAACCCTCGACGTGGTGCCCGGCGTGATGGAGCACCGTGGTGCGAGGATTCAGGTGCTGGACGTGCCAGGGCTCATAAGAGGGGCTGCCCACGGCAGAGGCAGAGGGAGGGAGGTCCTCTCGGTGATAAGGGTGGCAGACCTCATCGTGATGCTCATCGACCCATTCGATGTACAGCAGCTCTCCGTGCTCGAGCAAGAGCTGTACGATGCTGGTATCAGGATAAACAGGAGACCGCCGGATGTGCACATCACCAGGACGGACAGAGGAGGCGTGAGAATCAGCACCACAGTGCCCATCTCGCTGGACGAGGGCACCATACGGGCGGTGCTCGCAGAGTACCGCATCCACAATGCCCATGTGGTCATACGCGAGGATATAACGGTGGACGAGCTGATAGATGTGCTCTCTGGCTCCCGCAGCTACCTCAGGGCGATAGTGGTGTTCACAAAGGCGGATTTGTGCTCCGGGGAGCTTAAGGAGAGCCTCGCACGAGAGCATCCCGATGCGCTGTTCATATCTGCCGAGAAGGGCGAGGGGCTCGAGCATCTCAAGGACAGGATATACGAGGAGCTCGGGTTCATCAGGGTGTTTCTAAAGCCACAGGGCGAGCCCCCAGACCTCGACGAGCCCCTCGTGATACGAAAGGGGGCGAGGGTGAGGGACGTGTGCGAGGTGCTGCACAGGGACTTCGTGAGCAAGTTCAGGTATGGCAGGGTGTGGGGCAGGTCGGCGAAGCACGAGGGGCAGCGCGTTGGGCTCGAGCACGAGCTTGAAGACGGCGACGTGCTCACAATCGTGATAGATCGGTAGGCAAAGTGTTATCAATCCGTTCAGAAATGTGGCGGTGATGAAGGGAAAGGGCAGGGCATACGGGGCTGGCACCATCGTGAATGCGATAGCCACGTGGAAAGGGGCTGCGTTTGCAATCGGGCTCACCACCACGGTGGAGGTCACTCTCAAACACTCGGACGAGATGCACCTTGAGGCGAGGATGGACACCCCCACCGACCCCTCCCTGATGCTGAGGTGTGCAGAGCTCGTGCTCGAGCGCTTCGGGATGAGGTGTGAGGGCGTGGTGACATCCAAGAGCGATATACCGATAGCAAGCGGGCTCAAGAGCTCATCTGCGGTCGCCAATGCCACAGTGATGGCAACGCTGAGGGCGATAGGGGAGTGCCTTCCCCCAGAGGAGGTGGTGAGGATGGGCGTGCGGGCAGCACTGGACACTGGGGTGAGCATCACGGGGGCATACGATGATGCGTGTGCCTCATTCCTTGGCGGTGTCGTGCTCACGGACAACAGGCACATGCGCATCGAGATGAGGGACACGCTCGATGCAGAGGTGATGGTGTACGTGCCCTCAAGAAGGCAGCTCACGAGCGAGGTGGACGTGGGGGCGTGCACGCTTCTCGCGCCGTTCGTGCACGAGGCATATGCAATGGCGAGAGAGGGAAGGTATGCAGAGGCGATGACCATCAACGGGCTGCTGTACGGTGCGGCACTGGGATACGAAAGTGATGTGGTGATGGACGCGCTGCGCTGTGGAGCGGTGGGCTGCGGTCTCTCTGGCACGGGCCCAGCATACACCGCCCTCTTCGTGGACGGCGATATGGATGCTCTTGAAGAGAGATGGAAGGAGAGGGGGGCAACAGTGATAAAGACGAGGGTGGTAAACGAGGGTGTGGAGGTGTGAGCATGGGCGAGCTTGAGGAGCTCAGGGAGAGGATTGCGGGCATAGATGCCCAGCTTATCGAGCTTGTTGCCGAGCGCACCAAGCTCGCGGAGAGGGTGATTGCCGCCAAGCGAAGGGAGGGCAGTCCAATAAAGGACGAGGAGCAGGAGGAGGAGGTGCTGAGGCGGGCAGTCATGCTGGCGGTGGAGAGGGGGCTCGATCCCTCACTCACGAGAGAGCTGTTCAGGGTGCTCATCGAGATGAGCGTGGAGCGCCAGAGGGGGTTCATGGGCGACGGGAACCTGCCCTGAGAACTCGCAGGGCGAGGTGGGCGGCGTTTGCGCCGTTGTCGATGCCCACGCACGCCACTGGCACTCCAGAGGGCATCTGCACGATGGACAGCAGGGCGTCCAGCCCGCCGAGCTTTGCGCTCACTGGCACACCTATCACGGGCTTTTCGGTGAGCGATGCCACCACGCCCGGCAGCGCAGCCGAGAGCCCAGCTATCGTGATGAACACATCGGCATCGCTGTTCTTGACGTACTCCCTGAGTTCCTCTGGCTGTCTGTGGGCTGAGAGCACCCGCAGCTCCCAGCTCACCCCAGCATCATCGAGCACCTCTATCGCCTTTTTTGCGATGCGCTCGTCGTTTTTGGAGCCCATGATGATGGCGACCTTGTGCATAGTCATGGGTGGGGCTGTGGGCTGATAACACTTTCTATGAGGCTCCTGCCGCTCATCTCCTCTGGAACGGGAAGCCCCAGAAGCTCGAGCAGCGTTGGGGCTATGTCGCCCAGTATGCCCCCATCCCGAAGCGTGCACGCAAAGCCCCTCCTTGCTATCACGAATGGCACGGGGTTGTTGGTGTGGGCGGTGTGGGGCGTGCCGTCATCCAGCATCTGCTCGGCGTTTCCGTGGTCTGCGGTGAGCACCAGCGTGCCCCCGAGGGAGAGCGTGCGTTCCATGACTCTTCCCACACACTCGTCCACAGCTTCCACAGCCCGCACCGCCGCCTCCATGATGCCCGTGTGCCCCACCATGTCGCAGTTGGCATAGTTCATCACCACCACGTCAAACCTCCCCATGTGCTCCACCACGGCGTCCGTTACCTCATAGGCGCTCATCTCTGGCTTGAGGTCGTACGTGGCGACCTTGGGGGAGGGAATCAGTATGCGCTCCTCGCCCTCGAATGGCTCCTCCCTTCCACCAGAAAAGAAATAGGTCACATGGGCATACTTCTCGGTCTCGGCGATTCGAAGCTGTGTGAGCCCGTGGCGGGATATCCACTCCCCGAAGGTGTTGATGAGGTGCTGCTTGTCGAACGCCACGTTGAGGGGGATGTCCTCCTCGTAGCGTGTGAACGCCACAAAGAACGGGTGGGCGCTCACGGGGAACTCCTTAAAGGCTCTGTCGGTGAGCGCCAGCGTGAGCTGTCTTGCCCTGTCTGCCCGAAAGTTGAAGAATATCACGGCATCCTCATCACGCATCCTGTGGGGTGCCACCACGGTTGGCCTCACGAACTCATCGTTCTCGCCCCGCTCGTATGCTCTGATGACGGCATCGTAGCCGCTCTGTGCCCTGTACTCCGAGACGCCGTTTACAACGGCATCATACGCCAGCCGCGTTCTCTCCCACCGCCTGTCCCTGTCCATTGCGTAGTATCGCCCGCACACGCTTCCCACCACCTGTCCATCGTGCAGCCTCTTTTCGAGCTCCCTGATGTACAGGTGGGCGCTCCTCGGGGGCGTGTCCCTGCCGTCCAGAAAGGCGTGCACCATCACGGGCACATCGTGCATGCGGGCGAGCTCGAGCAGCGCATACAGGTGCTCCTGATGGGAGTGCACACCCCCTGGGGAGACCAGCCCCAGAAGGTGCAGGATGGAGCGGTGCTCCTTCACCCAGCGCACAGCAGAGAGCAGAGCCTCATTCTGGAAGAACGAGCCGTCCTCTATCGCCTTTGAGATTCTCACGATGTCCTGATACACGATGCGTCCCGCACCGATGTTCAGGTGCCCGACCTCTGAGTTTCCCATCTGCCCCTCTGGAAGACCCACAGCCTCCCCGTGGGCGCAGAGCGTTGTGAACGGGTAAGAGGAGAACAGGTGGTCGATGTTGGGCGTGCGTGCGGCTGCGATGGCGTTGCCCCTCTCGCTCTCTGAGAGTCCAAAGCCGTCCAGCACCACCAGCACGAGCGGTCTCTTCAAGGGCTCACTCCCTCAAGGCCTCAAGGGACCCACGTCCTCGAAGCCCTCCCTCATGCCCATGCCCGCCTCCCTCTCCATGAGATGGGGCTTGAAGAACATCTTCACGAGGTTCTGGGCATGCTCTCTGGTGCGCGCCTCTGCGAGCCTTGCGAGCTCCACCTCGTCTTTTGCCTCGTCCTCGTGCACGAACACCTCGAGGATGTGCTTGTTGGTCATGAGCTGTGCGATTATGAGCCCCATGGACGCCTCGTGGGCGCACGTCTTGTCTATGGGCTTGGGACCCGGCATTCCAAGAGCCATCACCACATCACATCCCCTCTCCTCTATGAGCCTCTTGCAGGCAACGGGCAGGTCCTTTATCCCCGGCACGGTGATGCGTTCTATCTTCACCGACACATGGCGGCGCAGCTCGTCAATCGCCGCCCTTGCCATGTCGAACCTCGCAAATGTGGTGTCGGCAATGCCCACTTTCATGTGCATCACTCTTGGATGAACTGTTGGATGAACTGTTCGAGCTCTGCCCTTGCCTCTGGCTCCCTCATCTGCACGGGTGGATGCTTCATGAAGTATGCCGAGGCGCTCTTCAGGGCTCCACCCACGCCCCTGTCGAGGGCGAGCTTGGCTATGCGCACCGCATCGATTACCACGCCAGCGCTGTTGGGGCTGTCCTCCACGGAGAGCTTGAGGTCTATTGATGCGGGAACGTCCCCGAACAGGTCGAAGTCTATGCGCAGATAGCATATCTTGTTGTCGTTCAGGCACGCCACATGGCCATTGGGACCAGCATACACGTACGCATCATAGGGTATTTGAGAGGCTATGGACTCTGTCTTGGATGTGCGCTTTGAGGAGAGCCTCGAGCTGTCCACCATGTTGAGAAAGTCTGTGTTTCCGCCCACGTTGAGCTGGTACGTGCTCCTGATGTTCGCCCCCCTGTCCACAATCATCTGGGTGAGCACACGGTGCACGATTGTTGCGCCCACCATGCTCTTGATGTCGTCGCCTATGATTGGCAGCCTCCTTTGAGCGAACCTCTCTGCCCATGCAGGGTCAGAGGCGATGAATGCAGGTATGCAGTTCACGAATGCACACCCCGCCTCGAGCGCCCTCTCGGCATACCACCTCGCCCCCTGCTCAGAGCCCACGGGCAGATAGTTTATCAGCACGTCTGCCCTCGTCTCTTTGAGCACCTCTGCCACGTCCACTGGTGGCTGAGAGTCGTCCACCTTGAACCACTCCTCCATGTGGGGGGCTACGCCATCCAAGGGCGGTGCCTTCATCACTTCCACGTCGAGGGGCTCAACATCGCAGAACTTCTTGGTGCAGTTGGGTTTTTCGAATATCGCCTGCGAGAGGTCCTTGCCCACCTTTCTCACATCCACATCGAAGGCAGCGACGGGTCTCACGTCCCGCACCCTGTAGCCAGCTATTACATTGTGCATGAGCCCTGGGACGAGCCCGTCGTCCTCGTCCACATCCCTGTAGTAGCTCAGACCCTGAATGAGGGAGGAAGCGCAGTTTCCAACGCCGGCGATTGCAGTTCTTACCTCGGACATCAATATCTCCTCTTAGAGCGTCTCCCAAGTTAACCCGAACACAAAAGTTCACACATCGATGCAAATCGGCTATGCAAATCGGCTCTGGAGTTAATCCTCCTCTGGCTAAGCATTTAAAACTTTTGTCTATGTCCCGAGAGCAGCTGTCCCGGCCGATATCCCAGAAGCAGTGTGCTCCCTCACTCCCTGAGCAGGGGCATGCTCACGTCCACGATCTCATCCTCTGAGCGGAGTGTATCCACCCCTGGAGAGCCTCTTTACCTCATCGTAGGTCAGGGGCTCGCATATCGCTCTTTCCGAGAGGATTGTGCTGTTGCCCATGGGGTCCTCGAGGATGAGTGTCATGCTCCTGTTTCCAGAGCGGATGTCCGCTATCGTGTTCAGCAGCTGTCTGCACCTCTCTGTCTTGCGCTCATCGCCCTCTTCCGCGCTCCACCTCTCGGTGGCCCTCAGCACGTCCTCCACCCTTTCGAGCACACCCTCCACGTTGCTCACGAATGCCTCGGCATGGGTTGCTGGCTCTATCTGCACGCCCAGCTCTGGTATGCGAATGGTGCACGATGTGGAGCGCACCACCCTTGCCTTAAGGTCATCCTCTCCGAGCACGTCCAGTACGTGGCGTGAGGGGCCCCTGGAGTCGAGCAGCATGACGTCAGAAAACCTAAACCCGCACTCACATCTGGCGCTTACCAGCATCACCCCACCAAAGTAGGGCATGCTCTGCTGTGTCCAGCTGATGGAGAGCTCTCTTGCGCATGCGGGACATGGTATCTGGGTGGTAAACTCGTGCTCCATTTCAGTACCCAGTGCCCTTGAGCTTTGTGCGGTCCACCTTGACACCCGTGGGCGTGGCAATCACCTGCTCCTCGCCCAGCCCCACGATGTCCCCCCTGACGTCGGAGCATACACGCTTTAGCTCCTTTATGCTGCGCTCCAGCATGAGCTTGTCGTTCTTCAGGGGGCCGATGTTGATTATTACGATGTTTCCCTCATATATCTGCTTCTTGATCTCGGGAAGGTCGTTGATGCTGGCAAGGTCCGCCACCTTCACGTACATGGCTGCAGGCTCCTGCTCGAGCACCTGCTCATACTCTCCTATATCTATTTCCACGAACTCCTCGGGTGTGCTCTCCCTCCGCTTCTCGGTACCAAACAGCTTGTCCACAAAGTTCGACATCTCTTCCACCCTCGACAGCGCTCTTGAGCATGTATCCATCCCCATCGCCTATAAATATATACCCCTTACCCCTCATTACGTTGGCTGGATGATATCCGTGGTGTGCGTGTACAACGACGCCGAGGCGCTGAGGCGCTACCTTCTCCCCAGCCTCGATGCCCAGAGCGCACGCCACGAGCGCATCCTGATAGACAACACCACGGGCGCCTTCAGGAGCGCCGCCTCTGCCCTGAACCACGGAGGGGAGAGGGCAAGGGGCGAGTACATCATGTTCGTGCATCAGGACGTGGCGCTGCTGGGCGAGCACTGGCTCGATAGTGCAGAGTCCCTCATGGAGGGGATAGACGACCTCGGGATAGCTGGCGTTGCCGGCATGAGCGAGCAGGGCAGGAGCAACAGGGAGAGGGGCAGGAATGTAATCGTGCACGGCGAGCCCCCGATGGTGTGGGACTGGGGCAACCCCATAGAGGAGCCAGAGAGGGTGCAGACGCTGGACGAGTGCCTTGCCATCGTGCCAGCGCATGTGTTCAGAATGCTCAGATTCGATGAGCACACCTGTTCAAGCTGGCACGCGTACGTGGTGGACTACTCCCTGAGTGTGCAGCGCATGGGGCTGTGTGCGTATGCGATGCCGCTGCCCGTGCACCACGCCTCGCTGGGCGTGAGAAGAAAGGGGCTGCTCGAGCTCTTGATGTCCCTTGGTTCCTCGTATCCGGAGGACTACTATGACACGATAGAGAGGGTGCTGAGAAAGCACGCACACCTTCCAAGAATATACACCACCTGTGGGGAGTACAGCACGAGAATGCCGCTCATGCTCCAGCGCATGATGAGAGCGCCGAAGGATTGCTATCAGACCCTCATATGGCGCACGAGGGAGTGGGCAAGGGAGAGGGGCATTCCCCTTCCATGGGCACGCACCTCAGCCCAAACGTATTTCAACATAGAGCCGAGAGAAGATGGTGGTGAGAGCAT
Coding sequences within:
- a CDS encoding cell division protein SepF — protein: MGMDTCSRALSRVEEMSNFVDKLFGTEKRRESTPEEFVEIDIGEYEQVLEQEPAAMYVKVADLASINDLPEIKKQIYEGNIVIINIGPLKNDKLMLERSIKELKRVCSDVRGDIVGLGEEQVIATPTGVKVDRTKLKGTGY
- a CDS encoding desulfoferrodoxin family protein, with the protein product MISVVCVYNDAEALRRYLLPSLDAQSARHERILIDNTTGAFRSAASALNHGGERARGEYIMFVHQDVALLGEHWLDSAESLMEGIDDLGIAGVAGMSEQGRSNRERGRNVIVHGEPPMVWDWGNPIEEPERVQTLDECLAIVPAHVFRMLRFDEHTCSSWHAYVVDYSLSVQRMGLCAYAMPLPVHHASLGVRRKGLLELLMSLGSSYPEDYYDTIERVLRKHAHLPRIYTTCGEYSTRMPLMLQRMMRAPKDCYQTLIWRTREWARERGIPLPWARTSAQTYFNIEPREDGGESMVDAVLKKVNRPTGELNDFQKKHIPVIDAPERVRADEAFEVSVTVGEWVKHPNELGHFIEWIELYCGDVLLTRADLGPVLADPKVVFRIRLDESGTLRAVAKCNLHGVWESTKEIAVE
- the purE gene encoding 5-(carboxyamino)imidazole ribonucleotide mutase, which encodes MHKVAIIMGSKNDERIAKKAIEVLDDAGVSWELRVLSAHRQPEELREYVKNSDADVFITIAGLSAALPGVVASLTEKPVIGVPVSAKLGGLDALLSIVQMPSGVPVACVGIDNGANAAHLALRVLRAGSRRP
- the gpmI gene encoding 2,3-bisphosphoglycerate-independent phosphoglycerate mutase, translating into MKRPLVLVVLDGFGLSESERGNAIAAARTPNIDHLFSSYPFTTLCAHGEAVGLPEGQMGNSEVGHLNIGAGRIVYQDIVRISKAIEDGSFFQNEALLSAVRWVKEHRSILHLLGLVSPGGVHSHQEHLYALLELARMHDVPVMVHAFLDGRDTPPRSAHLYIRELEKRLHDGQVVGSVCGRYYAMDRDRRWERTRLAYDAVVNGVSEYRAQSGYDAVIRAYERGENDEFVRPTVVAPHRMRDEDAVIFFNFRADRARQLTLALTDRAFKEFPVSAHPFFVAFTRYEEDIPLNVAFDKQHLINTFGEWISRHGLTQLRIAETEKYAHVTYFFSGGREEPFEGEERILIPSPKVATYDLKPEMSAYEVTDAVVEHMGRFDVVVMNYANCDMVGHTGIMEAAVRAVEAVDECVGRVMERTLSLGGTLVLTADHGNAEQMLDDGTPHTAHTNNPVPFVIARRGFACTLRDGGILGDIAPTLLELLGLPVPEEMSGRSLIESVISPQPHP
- a CDS encoding shikimate kinase; translation: MKGKGRAYGAGTIVNAIATWKGAAFAIGLTTTVEVTLKHSDEMHLEARMDTPTDPSLMLRCAELVLERFGMRCEGVVTSKSDIPIASGLKSSSAVANATVMATLRAIGECLPPEEVVRMGVRAALDTGVSITGAYDDACASFLGGVVLTDNRHMRIEMRDTLDAEVMVYVPSRRQLTSEVDVGACTLLAPFVHEAYAMAREGRYAEAMTINGLLYGAALGYESDVVMDALRCGAVGCGLSGTGPAYTALFVDGDMDALEERWKERGATVIKTRVVNEGVEV
- a CDS encoding chorismate mutase; amino-acid sequence: MGELEELRERIAGIDAQLIELVAERTKLAERVIAAKRREGSPIKDEEQEEEVLRRAVMLAVERGLDPSLTRELFRVLIEMSVERQRGFMGDGNLP
- the ribC gene encoding riboflavin synthase; this encodes MHMKVGIADTTFARFDMARAAIDELRRHVSVKIERITVPGIKDLPVACKRLIEERGCDVVMALGMPGPKPIDKTCAHEASMGLIIAQLMTNKHILEVFVHEDEAKDEVELARLAEARTREHAQNLVKMFFKPHLMEREAGMGMREGFEDVGPLRP
- a CDS encoding ZPR1 zinc finger domain-containing protein, which encodes MEHEFTTQIPCPACARELSISWTQQSMPYFGGVMLVSARCECGFRFSDVMLLDSRGPSRHVLDVLGEDDLKARVVRSTSCTIRIPELGVQIEPATHAEAFVSNVEGVLERVEDVLRATERWSAEEGDERKTERCRQLLNTIADIRSGNRSMTLILEDPMGNSTILSERAICEPLTYDEVKRLSRGGYTPLRG
- a CDS encoding inositol-3-phosphate synthase, whose amino-acid sequence is MSEVRTAIAGVGNCASSLIQGLSYYRDVDEDDGLVPGLMHNVIAGYRVRDVRPVAAFDVDVRKVGKDLSQAIFEKPNCTKKFCDVEPLDVEVMKAPPLDGVAPHMEEWFKVDDSQPPVDVAEVLKETRADVLINYLPVGSEQGARWYAERALEAGCAFVNCIPAFIASDPAWAERFAQRRLPIIGDDIKSMVGATIVHRVLTQMIVDRGANIRSTYQLNVGGNTDFLNMVDSSRLSSKRTSKTESIASQIPYDAYVYAGPNGHVACLNDNKICYLRIDFDLFGDVPASIDLKLSVEDSPNSAGVVIDAVRIAKLALDRGVGGALKSASAYFMKHPPVQMREPEARAELEQFIQQFIQE
- a CDS encoding OBG GTPase family GTP-binding protein gives rise to the protein MVSIEEQIRAVEEEIRTTPYNKATSHHIGRLKAKLARLREQREKRTASAGGGEGYAVKKSGHATVVLVGFPSVGKSTLLNAITDAKSEVAPYEFTTLDVVPGVMEHRGARIQVLDVPGLIRGAAHGRGRGREVLSVIRVADLIVMLIDPFDVQQLSVLEQELYDAGIRINRRPPDVHITRTDRGGVRISTTVPISLDEGTIRAVLAEYRIHNAHVVIREDITVDELIDVLSGSRSYLRAIVVFTKADLCSGELKESLAREHPDALFISAEKGEGLEHLKDRIYEELGFIRVFLKPQGEPPDLDEPLVIRKGARVRDVCEVLHRDFVSKFRYGRVWGRSAKHEGQRVGLEHELEDGDVLTIVIDR